A single genomic interval of Anopheles marshallii chromosome 2, idAnoMarsDA_429_01, whole genome shotgun sequence harbors:
- the LOC128707264 gene encoding phosphatidylserine synthase, with translation MKKRSSPPPSTADGGIGSETLLHASQHTMAVNEFKFINERPVDDISLNFFYKPHTITLLAVSIFGVMYFAFVRNQSDIQENIWAGMLCVIFFFLIISVLAFPNGPFTRPHPVVWRMLFGLSVLYLMLLQFLMFQDYKSIMGIFYWFDPKLRDFHIDMEKQYAANCSDMSFERIWSHVDVFAWGHFLGWAFKAVLIRHMGILWAISVMWEITEITFAHLLPNFAECWWDALILDVLVCNGFGIWCGLKICKLLEMREYKWASIRDISSTTGKLKRAVLQFTPESWAPVRWLDPKCTYMRFFAVCQLVLLWQLTELNTFFLKHIFEMPPSHPVVIARLVFVGLFTAPSVRQYYIYVTDTRCKRLGTQCWVYIAILVSEAILCIKNGKELFERTQVKNIVVWLIIQAVLSVLFVYGCMLWHRYVAEDDSRDGSPVKQMNRTFKDSAIVSGDSKGYKGGSSSAKSSPQTTPTKKARSQQGNNVSLGATGKSVREHLE, from the exons ATGAAGAAACGTAGCAGTCCGCCACCGTCGACGGCGGACGGTGGCATTGGCAGTGAAACGCTACTGCATGCCTCGCAGCACACGATGGCGGTCAATGAGTTTAAGTTCATTAACGAGCGCCCGGTGGACGATATCTCGCTGAACTTCTTCTACAAACCACACACGATCACGCTGCTGGCCGTTTCGATATTTGGCGTGATGTATTTTGCCTTCGTCCG TAATCAGTCCGATATACAGGAGAACATTTGGGCCGGCATGCTGTGCGTCATATTCTTCTTCCTGATCATCTCCGTGCTTGCGTTCCCGAACGGACCGTTCACTCGGCCCCATCCGGTGGTCTGGCGAATGCTATTCGGGCTGTCGGTGCTCTACCTAATGCTGCTACAGTTTCTAATGTTCCAGGATTATAAGTCCATCATGGGGATTTTCTACTGGTTCGATCCGAAGCTGAGAGATTTCCATATCGACATGGAAAAG CAATACGCCGCCAACTGCTCTGATATGTCGTTCGAACGCATCTGGTCCCACGTGGATGTGTTTGCCTGGGGCCACTTTTTGGGGTGGGCCTTTAAAGCCGTCCTAATTCGTCACATGGGCATTTTGTGGGCCATCTCGGTGATGTGGGAAATCACGGAAATTACGTTCGCGCATCTGCTGCCCAACTTTGCCGAATGCTGGTGGGATGCACTGATTCTGGATGTGCTGGTCTGCAATGGGTTCGGTATTTGGTGCGGGCTGAAGATCTGTAAGCTGCTGGAAATGCGCGAATACAAATGGGCCAGTATACGGGACATCTCGTCCACCACCGGCAAGCTGAAACGAGCGGTATTGCAATTCACTCCCGAAAGTTGGGCACCCGTGCGATGGCTCGATCCGAAATGTACCTATATGCGATTCTTCGCCGTCTGTCAGTTGGTTTTGCTCTGGCAG cTAACCGAGCTTAATACTTTCTTcttgaaacacatttttgaaATGCCACCTTCACATCCGGTCGTCATTGCGCGGCTAGTGTTTGTCGGTCTGTTTACGGCGCCCTCGGTGCGGCAGTACTATATTTATGTGACGGACACGCGGTGCAAGCGATTGGGTACACAATGCTGGGTTTACATTGCCATTCTCGTGTCGGAGGCCATTCTGTGCATAAAAAATGGCAAGGAGTTGTTTGAGCGCACCCAGGTGAAGAATATTGTCGTATGGCTAATCATACAGGCGGTACTCTCGGTACTCTTTGTCTACGGTTGCATGCTGTGGCACAGATACGTTGCG GAAGACGATTCCAGAGATGGATCTCCGGTGAAACAAATGAATCGAACGTTCAAGGACTCTGCCATCGTATCCGGTGATTCGAAAG GATACAAAGGTGGTTCCTCCTCGGCAAAAAGCTCGCCCCAAACTACGCCTACCAAAAAAGCCCGATCTCAACAGGGGAACAATGTTTCTCTCGGCGCAACCGGCAAATCGGTCCGCGAACACCTTGAATAG
- the LOC128718442 gene encoding trichohyalin-like, whose protein sequence is MAKKGTIFMVVCIGLVASVQSVASLAQERRNLAAEACTDDVGERQHYSDRRIDRLDQDQEQRLLLFNRLDRHRDVEDRREKVDHRGFDRLVDVSRQERSARSDTDRAPITRERREEEVVLSRRTNERRENRLEERADNRREIRLEDRRDERLRDREQRQVERRQEDRRITDRRQDRQEERREESREGRREDRREVSLEDRREDSREDRREDRREDLRVDHRDGQRQEGRADLREGRQEDSREDRREDRREDSREDRREGRQADSREDRREDRREDSREDRREDRREDSREDRREDSREDRREDRREDSREDRREDLRVNLRDGRRQEHGEERQETRREENRDNNRDERRQERREDLREDRREDLRDGNRVERRQERREDLERRLEDSREYRRENRRDLRDDNRDERRENVREDRREVLRDDNRNERRQELDRQEDQRREQREDRRDEHLEDRRDEHLEDRRDERLEDRRENNREERRENFLENRRAARLEESPEERLSDRRERAVERRVAAAERRIREERRENSRREPETRRTAERRETARRERTEDEPRRMERRETSEMKSERRFERAERRLEEDLRQHVAHREVEGRRNVRELNHFTDRYYQGDEKLVAFQQENAFLYQLIQTAALVGVAGYWLLKGSGAADLKQQPNSMVAAVRKLLGVEQK, encoded by the coding sequence ATGGCCAAAAAGGGAACCATTTTCATGGTAGTTTGTATCGGGCTGGTGGCCAGCGTGCAGAGTGTAGCTTCGCTGGCACAAGAACGTCGCAACCTGGCGGCGGAAGCCTGTACAGACGATGTCGGCGAAAGGCAACACTATTCGGACCGGAGGATCGATCGCTTGGATCAAGATCAGGAGCAACGGCTACTGCTGTTCAATCGGCTGGATAGACATCGCGACGTGGAGGATCGGCGCGAAAAGGTGGACCACCGTGGATTTGATCGACTGGTAGACGTATCTCGCCAAGAACGGTCAGCTCGCAGTGACACCGATCGTGCTCCGATCACCCGAGAACGTCGTGAAGAGGAGGTAGTGTTATCTAGGCGTACGAATGAGCGGCGTGAAAATCGGCTCGAGGAACGTGCAGATAATCGTCGAGAGATCCGCTTGGAAGACCGCCGGGACGAGCGTTTGCGGGACCGAGAACAACGCCAAGTAGAGCGTCGTCAGGAAGATCGTCGTATTACCGATCGACGCCAAGATAGGCAAGAAGAGCGCCGAGAAGAATCCCGAGAGGGCCGTCGGGAAGATCGCCGAGAAGTTTCCCTGGAGGACCGTCGGGAAGATTCCCGAGAGGACCGTCGGGAAGATCGCCGAGAAGATCTCCGAGTTGACCATCGTGATGGACAACGACAGGAAGGCCGAGCAGATCTGCGTGAAGGACGTCAAGAAGATTCCCGAGAGGACCGTCGGGAAGATCGCCGCGAAGATTCCCGAGAGGATCGTCGGGAAGGACGTCAGGCAGATTCCCGAGAGGACCGTCGGGAAGATCGCCGCGAAGATTCCCGAGAGGACCGTCGGGAAGATCGTCGAGAAGATTCCCGAGAGGACCGTCGGGAAGATTCTCGAGAGGACCGTCGGGAAGATCGCCGAGAAGATTCCCGAGAGGACCGTCGGGAAGATCTCCGAGTTAACCTTCGAGATGGACGACGACAGGAACATGGAGAGGAGCGGCAGGAAACTCGCCGTGAAGAAAACCGAGACAATAACCGAGATGAACGGCGTCAGGAACGACGAGAGGATCTTCGAGAAGATCGTCGAGAAGATCTTCGTGACGGTAACCGAGTCGAACGACGACAGGAACGTCGAGAGGATCTTGAAAGACGCCTTGAAGATTCCCGAGAATATCGGCGAGAAAATCGCCGTGATCTTCGCGATGATAACCGAGACGAACGACGAGAGAATGTACGAGAGGATCGCCGTGAAGTTCTTCGAGATGATAACCGAAATGAACGTCGGCAGGAACTGGACCGGCAGGAAGACCAGCGTCGAGAGCAACGAGAGGATCGCCGTGACGAACACCTTGAAGATCGCCGTGACGAACACCTTGAAGATCGCCGTGACGAACGCCTTGAAGATCGCCGTGAAAACAACCGAGAGGAACGTCGCGAGAACTTTTTGGAGAACCGACGAGCAGCTCGTTTAGAAGAATCTCCCGAGGAACGCCTTTCGGACCGTAGAGAACGTGCTGTGGAAAGACGCGTAGCTGCAGCAGAGCGTCGCATCAGGGAGGAACGTCGTGAAAATAGTCGCCGTGAGCCAGAAACACGTCGAACTGCTGAACGTCGTGAAACTGCTCGCAGGGAACGCACTGAGGACGAGCCACGTAGAATGGAACGCAGAGAGACTAGCGAAATGAAATCAGAACGCCGATTCGAACGTGCGGAACGTCGTTTGGAAGAAGATCTCCGTCAGCACGTTGCCCATCGGGAAGTCGAAGGGCGTCGCAATGTTCGCGAGTTGAACCATTTTACCGACCGCTACTACCAAGGTGATGAGAAATTGGTCGCCTTCCAGCAGGAAAACGCTTTCCTATATCAGCTGATCCAAACCGCAGCACTGGTGGGCGTTGCTGGATACTGGCTGCTTAAAGGATCCGGTGCTGCGGATCTGAAGCAGCAACCCAACTCGATGGTGGCCGCCGTCCGGAAGCTTCTTGGGGTCGAACAAAAGTAA
- the LOC128719918 gene encoding endoplasmic reticulum-Golgi intermediate compartment protein 3, translating into MRFLDSLRRLDAYPKIDNEFSIRTVSGAALTLISTIVIVTLVIGEINAYLSPNISEELFVDTTRGHKLKINLDFTIPRISCDYVSLDAQDSTGEQHLHIEHNIYKRRLDLQGNQIEEPKKEDIQASTKRISSTESPATTTLKPACGSCYGAAKNASQCCNTCQEVIDAYRERKWNPNVEDFEQCKNSNDGSVEGKAFSEGCHIYGTMEVNRVEGRFHIAPGKSFSINHIHVHDVQPYSSARFNTTHRINTLSFGEQFEFGTTRPLDGLMVEATEGAMMFQYYIKIVPTMFVPLKGPTLYTNQFSVTKHQKSVTAMSGETGMPGIFVNYELSPLMVKFTEKRNSLGHFATNVCAIIGGIFTVAGIIDSLLFTSIHVIKRKIELGKAS; encoded by the exons ATGCGGTTTCTTGATTCCTTGCGAAGATTAGATGCGTACCCGAAGATAGACAATGAATTTAGCATACGCACAGTTAGTGGAGCGGCAC tTACACTGATTAGCACGATTGTAATAGTTACCCTTGTGATAGGCGAAATCAATGCCTACCTTTCACCCAACATTTCGGAAGAATTGTTCGTGGATACGACACGGGGCCACAAGCTCAAAATCAACCTTGATTTTACTATTCCGAGAATATCGTGCGATT ATGTTTCGCTGGATGCGCAAGATTCAACGGGGGAGCAACATTTGCACATCGAGCATAACATCTACAAACGGAGACTAGATCTACAGGGCAATCAAATAGAAGAACCCAAAAAAGAGGATATTCAGGCATCAACGAAACGCATATCTAGCACTGAATCACCTGCGACAACCACGCTTAAACCCGCGTGTGGAAGTTGCTATGGCGCCGCGAAAAATGCTTCCCA ATGCTGCAACACATGTCAGGAAGTGATCGATGCGTATCGTGAGCGAAAATGGAACCCAAACGTGGAGGATTTTGAGCAGTGCAAGAACAGTAACGATGGCAGCGTCGAAGGAAAGGCGTTCAGTGAGGGCTGTCATATTTACGGTACGATGGAGGTGAATCGGGTCGAGGGACGGTTCCACATAGCACcagggaaaagcttttccatCAACCATATTCACGTGCACGATGTACAGCCGTACTCGTCGGCACGGTTCAACACCACGCACAGAATCAACACGCTCTCGTTCGGTGAACAGTTCGAGTTCGGAACGACACGTCCACTGGACGGACTGATGGTGGAAGCGACCGAAG GTGCAATGATGTTTCAGTACTACATAAAGATAGTTCCCACAATGTTTGTCCCGCTGAAGGGACCGACACTCTATACCAACCAATTCTCCGTAACCAAGCACCAGAAAAGTGTCACGGCCATGAGCGGTGAGACGGGAATGCCTGGCATTTTCGTCAACTATGAACTATCACCACTGATGGTGAAGTTCACCGAGAAACGAAA CTCGCTCGGTCATTTCGCTACCAACGTCTGTGCAATAATTGGCGGAATCTTCACGGTGGCCGGCATTATCGATTCTTTGCTTTTCACCTCGATACACGTGATTAAACGGAAGATTGAACTTGGAAAGGCGAGCTAA
- the LOC128719919 gene encoding reactive oxygen species modulator 1 has protein sequence MPAVPGSVYNQNQQPSCFDRMKMGFTIGFCVGMASGALFGGFSALRYGLRGRELINNVGKVMVQGGGTFGTFMAIGTGIRC, from the exons atgCCGGCGGTCCCAGGAAGTGTTTACAATCAGAACCAGCAGCCGAGCTGTTTTGATCGGATGAAGATGGGTTTCACGATTGGATTCTGTGTGGGAATGGCCAGCGGTGCACTGTTCGGAGGCTTTTCTGCCTTAAG ATATGGATTGCGCGGCCGAGAGCTTATCAACAACGTTGGTAAAGTTATGGTGCAAGGAGGTGGAACCTTTGGCACCTTTATGGCAATTGGAACTGGCATTCGTTGCTAA
- the LOC128706880 gene encoding transcription termination factor 3, mitochondrial: protein MRSLLQGIVKIGVPVRSESLIQRQLCAKVAVNLPHHSALQKYEDDLQHEFQQVLREDTRSVLDPVPDPTSFEVFPYTKPAFNFAAYVNKSFTLQQLVSLGVELHKLEKRKGIPQYVLGLDFKRDMKEHIRFLTDVGVPAEMLGEFLTKNPLIFKEDLADLETRTNYLHSKRFLPQEITRIVTKNPFWLMLSTKRIDRRLGYFQKSFHLAGNEVRTLATKQPRLITYNLEHVRKNTFTVQEEMGFEKEEMKQLLLSKPRIWMIKTEALQYRFEYIHRRMKISHAEILQTPDLLLTRDVRIKQRHGFLKFLGKVQYDPKKELYIPLKSLAEGTDEEFVTEIAKSNMECYNRFLKTL from the exons ATGAGAAGTCTGTTGCAAGGCATAGTAAAAATAGGCGTTCCTGTACGGTCAGAGTCCCTAATACAACGCCAATTGTGTGCAAAAGTGGCCGTTAATTTACCACATCACAGTGCCTTGCAGAAATATGAGGATGATCTGCAGCACGAGTTCCAGCAAGTGCTCCGTGAAGATACACGATCCGTACTCGATCCCGTGCCGGATCCAACGTCTTTTGAAGTCTTTCCGTACACTAAGCCCGCATTCAACTTTGCAGCTTACGTGAACAAATCGTTCACCCTGCAGCAGCTTGTATCACTCGGCGTGGAACTTCACAAGCTGGAAAAGCGCAAGGGCATCCCGCAGTATGTACTGGGATTGGATTTCAAGCGAGACATGAAGGAACACATTCGATTCCTCACGGACGTTGGTGTGCCGGCAGAAATGTTGGGAGAGTTTCTCACGAAAAATCCATTGATTTTTAAAGAGGATTTGGCGGATCTTGAAACACGAACGAACTATCTACATTCGAAACGTTTTCTGCCGCAAGAAATCACACGGATTGTGACTAAAAACCCGTTCTGGCTTATGCTTAGCACCAAGCGGATCGATCGTCGGCTAGGGTACTTTCAGAAATCGTTTCATCTAGCAGGCAATGAAGTAAGAACTCTagcaaccaaacaaccaaGGCTAATTACGTACAATTTGGAACACGTGCGAAAGAACACATTCACTGTCCAGGAGGAGATGGGCTTCGAAAAGGAGGAGATGAAGCAACTGTTGTTGAGCAAACCACGAATTTGGATGATAA AAACGGAAGCATTGCAGTATCGGTTCGAGTACATTCATCGTCGCATGAAGATTTCTCATGCGGAAATTCTCCAAACACCGGATCTGTTGCTAACGCGCGACGTTCGGATCAAACAAAGACACGGGTTTCTCAAATTTCTCGGCAAAGTGCAGTACGATCCCAAGAAAGAGCTGTATATTCCGCTAAAATCACTGGCCGAGGGCACCGACGAGGAGTTCGTTACAGAAATCGCTAAATCGAACATGGAATGTTACAATCGCTTCCTGAAAACGCTCTGA
- the LOC128706879 gene encoding U4/U6 small nuclear ribonucleoprotein Prp31 — translation MSLADELLADLEDDNDDEMEEMDTVKEEPKAAAPDEEDGDSGGEEDAVIYDLKDEPMEINLAVASIREICKLRDSDRLSNVLTQIEKYAKNPRTTKEMVGNVESDPEYQLIVEANNIAVDIDNEISTIHKFVKDKYQKRFPELDSLIMAEMDYIRSVRELGNDLDQAKNNERLQEIITQATIMIVSVTASTTQGVKLERHELDQINEACDMAVELNDFKSKIFEYVESRMTFIAPNMSMIVGASTAAKLVGLAGGLTKLSKMPACNVQVLGAQKKTLSGFSKVAMLPHTGYVYYCDIVQDTPPDLRRKAARLVAAKCTLAARVDASHESHLGEIGQRFREDIEKKLDKLQEPPPVKFIKPLPKPIEGGKKKRGGKRVRKMKERYAITEFRKQANRMNFGDIEEDAYQEDLGYTRGTIGKTGTGRIRLPQIDEKTKVRISKTLQKNLQKQQQVWGGSTTVKKHISGTASSVAFTPLQGLEIVNPQAAEKPTGETGAKYFSNTSGFLSVGKKTT, via the exons ATGTCCCTGGCCGATGAATTGCTGGCTGATCTGgaagatgataatgatgacgaGATGGAGGAGATGGATACGGTCAAGGAGGAACCGAAAGCGGCAGCACCGGATGAAGAAGATGGGGATTCCGGCGGAGAAGAGGACGCCGTCATATATGACCTGAAAGATGAACCGATGGAAATAAATCTGGCCGTGGCATCGATTCGGGAGATATGTAAGCTACGCGACTCGGACCGGTTGTCTAATGTACTGACTCAGATAGAGAAGTACGCCAAAAATCCACGCACGACGAAGGAGATGGTTGGCAACGTGGAATCGGACCCGGAATACCAGTTGATCGTGGAGGCAAACAATATTGCCGTCGATATTGACAATGAGATCT CGACGATACACAAATTCGTCAAGGATAAGTACCAAAAACGCTTCCCGGAGTTAGATTCGCTCATCATGGCGGAAATGGACTACATTCGTAGTGTTCGCGAGCTGGGTAACGATCTAGACCAGGCCAAGAACAACGAGCGTTTGCAGGAAATTATAACCCAAGCGACGATTATGATCGTTTCCGTAACCGCTTCCACTACGCAGGG GGTAAAGTTGGAACGACATGAGCTGGATCAGATCAATGAGGCGTGTGATATGGCGGTGGAGTTGAACGATTTCAAGAGCAAAATCTTTGAGTACGTCGAAAGTCGCATGACCTTTATCGCTCCCAACATGTCGATGATAGTGGGTGCTTCTACGGCTGCGAAGCTGGTCGGATTGGCTGGTGGATTGACCAAGCTCTCCAAGATGCCTGCCTGCAACGTACAGGTGCTGGgtgcacagaaaaaaacactttcggg ATTTTCCAAAGTGGCAATGTTACCGCACACGGGCTACGTTTACTATTGTGATATCGTTCAAGACACGCCGCCAGACTTACGGCGCAAAGCGGCACGACTGGTGGCCGCCAAGTGCACGTTGGCGGCGCGTGTGGATGCATCACACGAGAGCCATCTGGGCGAGATTGGTCAGCGGTTCCGGGAAGATATCGAGAAAAAGTTGGACAAGCTACAGGAACCACCACCGGTGAAATTTATCAAACCGCTCCCAAAACCTATCGAGGGAGGCAAAAAGAAGCGTGGCGGAAAGCGGGTGCGCAAGATGAAGGAACGCTACGCTATTACCGAGTTCCGCAAGCAGGCAAACCGCATGAACTTTGGTGAT aTTGAGGAGGATGCGTATCAAGAGGATCTGGGGTACACGCGCGGTACGATCGGTAAAACGGGCACGGGACGAATCCGTCTACCACAGATAGACGAAAAGACCAAAGTGCGCATTAGCAAAACGTTACAGAAGAATCtgcaaaagcagcaacaggTGTGGGGTGGCAGCACAACGGTAAAGAAACACATCTCTGGCACGGCATCGAGCGTTGCCTTTACGCCGCTACAGGGATTGGAAATTGTTAATCCGCAAGCGGCCGAAAAACCGACCGGCGAAACGGGAGCCAAATATTTCTCCAACACGTCCGGTTTCTTGTCCGTTGGCAAGAAAACAACTTAG